The following coding sequences lie in one Onychomys torridus chromosome X, mOncTor1.1, whole genome shotgun sequence genomic window:
- the Yy2 gene encoding transcription factor YY2 produces MASEKLLCLTSENAEIPDDFVELQPLNVETVSLETSAIQTIELYEDVGVDWAHGGHYHSPLIALQPLAGSTHSNGDHDQEMVIVQTQEEVVGYQDSDNLLISDFESQMVVPVTNQDDYLQPTTSSLSGFLEAEHGQGELSPYEGNLCSLATILEASVEEGMNPDLGDKQWEQKQIEIEALAGELPFAMWEATEQEDPMVGGQADDSPPDYSEYMTGKKFPPEGIPGIDLSDPKQLAEFTSMKPKKPKGDFPRPIACSHKGCEKMFKDNAAMKKHLHIHGPKEHICAECGKAFVESSKLKRHQLVHTGEKPYQCTFEGCGRRFSLDFNLRTHVRIHTGDKPFVCPFDACNKKFAQSTNLKSHILTHVKSKNDH; encoded by the coding sequence ATGGCCTCAGAGAAACTTCTCTGTCTCACCTCAGAAAACGCAGAGATTCCCGATGATTTTGTGGAGCTTCAGCCACTCAATGTAGAAACGGTTTCTTTGGAAACCAGTGCAATTCAAACCATCGAATTGTACGAAGACGTAGGTGTCGATTGGGCACATGGTGGCCACTACCACTCTCCTCTTATTGCTCTGCAGCCACTTGCAGGCAGTACCCACAGTAATGGGGACCATGATCAGGAAATGGTCATCGTGCAGACACAAGAGGAGGTGGTGGGCTATCAGGACTCAGACAACCTGCTAATCAGTGATTTTGAAAGCCAGATGGTTGTTCCAGTTACTAATCAAGACGACTATCTCCAGCCGACCACTTCCTCTTTGTCAGGCTTCTTGGAGGCAGAGCATGGTCAAGGTGAGCTCAGCCCCTATGAAGGGAATCTCTGTAGTTTGGCGACCATTCTCGAGGCCAGTGTAGAAGAAGGCATGAACCCTGACCTGGGCGACAAACAGTGGGAGCAGAAGCAGATAGAAATCGAAGCTCTTGCAGGAGAATTACCCTTTGCCATGTGGGAGGCTACTGAACAAGAAGATCCCATGGTGGGAGGGCAGGCTGACGACTCACCTCCTGATTATTCCGAATACATGACAGGAAAGAAATTTCCTCCTGAAGGAATACCTGGCATTGACCTGTCTGATCCCAAACAGCTGGCAGAATTTACAAGCATGAAACCGAAAAAGCCCAAAGGAGACTTCCCAAGACCTATTGCTTGCTCTCATAAAGGCTGCGAGAAGATGTTCAAGGATAATGCCGCCATGAAAAAGCATTTGCACATCCATGGGCCTAAAGAGCACATCTGTGCagaatgtggcaaagcctttgTTGAGAGTTCAAAGCTGAAACGTCATCAGCTggttcacactggagagaagccctaccAATGTACCTTTGAAGGCTGTGGGAGACGCTTTTCCCTGGATTTCAATCTGCGCACTCATGTTCGAATTCATACTGGAGACAAGCCCTTTGTGTGCCCATTTGATGCCTGCAACAAGAAGTTCGCTCAGTCGACCAACTTGAAATCACATATTTTAACACATGTTAAGAGCAAGAATGAccattaa